From Verrucomicrobiia bacterium, one genomic window encodes:
- a CDS encoding ATP-binding protein — translation MKESADETLSVKGMHDSRSPAKRYLFAFVAVAVAFLIREALDPLLENSPVKHVFITFIVATTAVAWYSGLVPSILTFISGFILADYFFLDPKYSFSVQPHQYLDTMLPPILVCITIILFSRSMHVAREKANAHAHKAIENQKQLESEIAERKRVEDEVRRLNSELELRVEVRTSELVASNQELESFTYSVSHDLRAPLRHVDGYAQILEEEFGPQMSPEAQKFARKIRQGSQNMGRLVDDLLNLSRVGKKELTRQHVALGPLVEGVIADVKVEAGDRNIEWKISELPEVDCDPGLIRQVFTNLISNSIKYSRQREHTVIEVGAQKNNGDVAFFVRDNGVGFNMKYSGKLFGVFQRLHRVEEFEGTGVGLATVARIIRKHGGRIWADAELNKGAAFFFTLPAQGPAPSQWNSRLNDYLNRTAKV, via the coding sequence ATGAAAGAGTCTGCGGACGAAACGCTTTCCGTTAAAGGCATGCACGATAGCCGTTCACCGGCGAAGCGTTATCTGTTTGCCTTCGTAGCCGTCGCAGTCGCTTTTCTCATCCGTGAAGCGCTCGACCCCCTCTTGGAGAACAGTCCGGTTAAACATGTCTTCATTACGTTCATCGTCGCGACGACCGCCGTGGCGTGGTATAGCGGTCTTGTTCCGTCCATCTTGACCTTCATCAGCGGCTTTATCCTCGCGGATTATTTTTTTCTCGATCCAAAATATTCGTTTTCCGTCCAGCCGCATCAATATCTGGATACCATGTTGCCGCCCATTCTGGTGTGCATCACGATCATTCTTTTCAGCCGTTCCATGCACGTGGCGCGCGAGAAGGCCAATGCCCACGCGCACAAAGCGATTGAAAATCAAAAGCAACTGGAAAGCGAAATCGCCGAGCGCAAACGCGTCGAGGACGAAGTGCGCCGTTTGAATTCCGAATTGGAATTGCGCGTGGAAGTGCGCACCTCGGAACTCGTCGCCAGCAATCAGGAGTTGGAATCATTCACCTATTCCGTTTCCCATGATCTGCGCGCGCCGTTGCGCCACGTGGATGGCTACGCGCAAATTCTGGAGGAGGAATTTGGCCCGCAAATGTCTCCCGAGGCGCAGAAGTTCGCGCGAAAGATTCGCCAAGGCAGCCAGAACATGGGCCGGCTGGTGGATGATCTGCTCAACCTCAGCCGCGTCGGCAAAAAAGAATTGACCCGTCAGCATGTCGCGCTGGGTCCGCTTGTCGAGGGAGTCATCGCCGATGTCAAGGTCGAGGCCGGCGACCGAAATATCGAATGGAAAATCTCTGAATTGCCGGAAGTGGATTGCGACCCCGGCCTCATCCGCCAGGTTTTCACGAACCTGATTTCCAATTCCATTAAATATTCCCGCCAGCGCGAGCACACGGTCATCGAAGTGGGAGCGCAAAAAAACAATGGCGATGTGGCCTTCTTCGTCCGCGACAATGGCGTCGGTTTCAACATGAAATATTCCGGCAAGCTCTTCGGGGTTTTCCAGCGGTTGCATCGCGTTGAGGAATTCGAAGGCACCGGCGTGGGCTTGGCCACGGTGGCGCGCATCATCCGCAAACACGGCGGTCGTATCTGGGCCGATGCCGAATTGAACAAGGGCGCCGCATTCTTTTTCACGCTTCCCGCCCAGGGACCCGCGCCCAGCCAGTGGAATAGCCGCCTCAATGATTACTTGAACCGCACCGCGAAGGTTTGA
- a CDS encoding pitrilysin family protein: MYNVTKLKNGLTIATAEMPHMTSVSLGLWVGVGGRYESAEVSGVCHFIEHMLFKGTRRRSARRISQDVEGVGGYLNAFTSEEMTCYHSKACHDRFGELLDVLSDMFLNSRFAPADITRERSVIKEELAMYLDQPQHRVQELLNELLWPHQPLGRALTGTEQTLDALTRAQLVNYQRSNYVANRVIFAAAGRLKHKQVVQAVSRLAARFPQGRRPQFAPAVSEQTQPRVHLFTKETEQTQLALGIRTCSRHDHRRFALRLLNTMLGENMSSRLFQVIREDRGLAYSIYSSLSYFDDVGTLTISAGLDLANLEKTLKLIMRELSVLAKSLPSEAELRRARDYVIGQIDLSLESTDSQMMWLGEQLIGYDKTIAPEEIKQHIREVRASEIRSVARDFFRPDRLNLALVSPLKSDQGLVKLLKVAH; the protein is encoded by the coding sequence ATGTATAACGTCACCAAGCTCAAGAACGGCCTCACGATCGCCACCGCCGAAATGCCGCACATGACCAGCGTGAGCCTGGGCTTGTGGGTAGGCGTCGGAGGACGCTACGAATCCGCCGAAGTCAGCGGCGTATGTCATTTCATCGAGCACATGCTATTCAAAGGCACGCGCCGCCGCAGCGCCCGCCGCATCTCGCAGGATGTCGAAGGCGTGGGCGGCTACCTCAACGCTTTCACGAGCGAGGAGATGACCTGTTACCACTCGAAGGCGTGCCACGACCGTTTCGGCGAATTGCTCGACGTGTTGAGCGACATGTTTCTCAATTCGCGTTTCGCCCCGGCGGACATCACCCGCGAACGCAGCGTCATCAAGGAAGAACTCGCGATGTATCTCGACCAGCCGCAACATCGCGTGCAGGAACTTCTCAACGAACTGCTCTGGCCGCATCAACCGCTCGGCCGCGCCCTCACCGGCACCGAGCAAACTCTCGATGCCCTCACCCGCGCGCAACTCGTCAATTATCAACGCTCGAATTACGTCGCCAACCGCGTCATCTTCGCCGCCGCCGGGCGACTCAAACATAAGCAAGTCGTCCAGGCCGTGTCGCGCCTCGCCGCGCGTTTTCCGCAAGGCCGGCGTCCGCAATTCGCGCCCGCCGTTTCCGAGCAAACCCAGCCGCGTGTGCATCTGTTCACCAAGGAAACCGAGCAGACGCAACTCGCCCTGGGCATCCGCACCTGCTCGCGCCATGACCATCGCCGCTTCGCCCTGCGCCTGCTTAACACCATGCTCGGCGAAAACATGAGTTCGCGCCTCTTTCAAGTCATTCGCGAAGACCGCGGACTCGCCTACTCCATTTACAGTTCGCTCAGTTATTTCGACGACGTCGGCACGCTCACGATTTCCGCCGGCCTCGACCTTGCGAACCTGGAGAAGACTTTGAAATTGATCATGCGTGAGTTGAGCGTGCTCGCCAAATCACTCCCCAGCGAAGCTGAACTTCGCCGCGCGCGCGACTACGTCATCGGCCAGATTGATCTGAGCCTCGAAAGCACCGACAGCCAAATGATGTGGCTCGGCGAACAACTCATCGGCTACGACAAAACCATCGCCCCCGAAGAAATCAAGCAACACATCCGCGAAGTCCGCGCGAGTGAAATCCGCAGCGTCGCCCGCGATTTCTTCCGCCCCGACCGCCTGAACCTCGCCCTCGTCAGCCCGCTCAAATCGGACCAGGGTTTGGTGAAGCTGCTGAAGGTCGCGCATTGA
- the pheS gene encoding phenylalanine--tRNA ligase subunit alpha, whose translation MSFLDQIEPLKNAAIAELRAAPDLAALEQTKGNYLGAAGKFTALLKQLGSLPKEEKPAAGKLVNVAKGELEAALTERRAELELKAALPKEPTDFTLPGRRRALGKLHPLTQVTEDIVRSFRKIGFVVADGPEIEDEYHCFDALNTPADHPARDSQDTFYVQSATAQPGAPAQKPFLLRTHTSSVQIRVMESQPPPIRIIVPGRVYRRDNADATHNPTFQQIEGLYVDKNVTVGDLKGTVEFVFKELLGKDVKLRFRPHYFSYTEPSFEIDFSSPMVRKMGKEWLELAGCGMVHPKVFENVGYDPEIWTGWAFGFGIERIAMLRYEINDIRLFYENDVRFLKQF comes from the coding sequence ATGTCATTTCTCGATCAGATCGAACCGCTTAAAAACGCCGCCATCGCGGAATTGCGCGCCGCGCCCGACCTCGCCGCCCTGGAACAGACCAAGGGCAACTACCTCGGAGCCGCCGGCAAATTCACCGCGCTCCTCAAACAACTCGGCTCCCTGCCCAAAGAGGAAAAACCCGCCGCCGGCAAACTCGTCAACGTCGCCAAAGGCGAACTCGAAGCCGCCCTGACCGAACGCCGCGCCGAACTCGAACTCAAAGCCGCGCTGCCCAAAGAGCCCACCGATTTCACTCTGCCCGGACGCCGCCGCGCCCTCGGCAAATTGCATCCGCTCACGCAAGTCACCGAAGACATCGTCCGCAGCTTTCGCAAAATCGGTTTCGTCGTCGCCGACGGTCCCGAGATCGAAGACGAATATCATTGCTTCGACGCCTTGAATACTCCCGCCGATCATCCCGCGCGAGACTCCCAGGACACCTTCTACGTTCAGTCCGCCACCGCCCAACCTGGCGCGCCCGCGCAAAAACCATTTCTCCTGCGCACGCACACCAGCTCCGTGCAAATTCGCGTGATGGAATCACAACCGCCGCCCATCCGCATCATCGTGCCGGGCCGCGTATATCGCCGCGACAACGCCGATGCCACCCACAATCCGACCTTCCAGCAAATCGAAGGCCTTTACGTGGACAAAAATGTCACCGTCGGCGACCTCAAAGGCACCGTCGAATTCGTCTTCAAGGAACTCCTCGGCAAAGACGTGAAGCTGCGTTTCCGCCCGCATTATTTTTCCTACACCGAGCCCAGCTTCGAGATAGATTTCTCCAGCCCCATGGTTCGCAAGATGGGCAAGGAATGGCTCGAACTCGCCGGCTGCGGCATGGTGCATCCAAAAGTTTTCGAGAACGTCGGCTACGATCCCGAAATCTGGACTGGCTGGGCCTTCGGCTTCGGCATCGAACGCATCGCCATGCTCCGCTATGAAATCAATGATATTCGGTTGTTTTACGAGAATGATGTCCGTTTTCTAAAACAATTTTAA
- a CDS encoding aminotransferase class IV: protein MSAIVFLNGKFVPETEATVSIFDRGFLYGDGLFETLRVFRGQLFCWAEHLERLERGAAFLKIKIPFAPDELLSHATQLIQRNRMPESLLRISLSRGVGPRGYSPRGADRPTLTMSVHSAPDASAGPPAWHVVTASYRLPAGEPLAQFKTANKLPQVLARAEADAAGADEALLLNTNGEIVEASMSNFFWIANGTVCTPPLNSGILAGVTRLVVTRICGELGLAILETSLTPAELLRAEGIFLSMSSWGIVEVASLDKHPIARSPLSAKIRAAYDRMTNEIV from the coding sequence ATGAGCGCCATCGTCTTTCTCAACGGCAAATTTGTCCCCGAAACCGAAGCTACCGTCTCCATCTTTGACCGCGGGTTTCTTTACGGCGATGGCTTATTTGAAACCCTGCGCGTCTTTCGCGGTCAATTGTTTTGCTGGGCCGAACACCTCGAACGCCTCGAGCGCGGCGCCGCATTTCTGAAAATAAAAATTCCCTTTGCCCCGGACGAATTGCTCAGCCACGCCACGCAACTCATCCAGCGCAATCGGATGCCTGAATCGCTTCTGCGCATTTCTCTCTCACGCGGCGTTGGCCCGCGCGGATATTCGCCTCGCGGCGCAGACCGCCCGACCCTTACCATGTCCGTCCATTCCGCGCCGGATGCCAGCGCCGGACCACCCGCGTGGCACGTCGTGACTGCATCGTATCGCCTGCCCGCCGGCGAACCGCTCGCGCAATTCAAAACCGCCAATAAACTTCCGCAAGTTCTTGCGCGCGCCGAAGCCGATGCCGCTGGCGCAGATGAAGCGCTCCTGCTCAATACCAACGGCGAAATCGTGGAAGCCTCGATGAGCAATTTTTTTTGGATCGCGAATGGCACGGTTTGTACGCCGCCCTTGAACAGCGGAATTCTCGCCGGCGTCACGCGCCTGGTCGTCACGAGGATTTGCGGCGAATTGGGTTTGGCGATTTTAGAAACCAGCCTCACGCCCGCGGAACTCTTGCGCGCCGAAGGTATTTTTCTATCCATGAGTTCGTGGGGAATTGTCGAAGTCGCCTCGCTGGACAAGCATCCAATCGCACGCTCTCCATTATCGGCAAAAATTCGCGCAGCCTACGATCGAATGACAAATGAAATAGTTTGA
- the pabB gene encoding aminodeoxychorismate synthase component I — protein MHPLIQPIPTQHTPESLVEQLRGERGVMLLRSALFESSTARYSFIVARPFLTFRSFGSHGELTNHSTNTSQPQFGNPWSILDSLMARYELLDEVDLPCPLGGCFGYWGYDLKNFVEPRLPRRAINDLELPDCNVGFYDSLVVFDHHLSKTWIISTGLDADASRTEQRARMQLDWWTALLVTTSDTNQLKRQHTTQDFSLTPGFSRGKIPAHTPETVLIVSPPPPTSTLTRDEFIARVQQIQRYIRAGDIYQVNLAQRLSAECHVTGWEFFQRLNEVSPAPFSAYIDCGDFQLASSSPELFLRLSGPHILTRPIKGTRPRSADAMRDAQLTYELQTSAKEMSELVMITDLLRNDLGRVCEYGSVQVPELVRLERYPQVQHLVSTVEGRLRKDVTHFAAFQSCFPGGSITGAPKIRAMEIIDELEPVARGPYTGALGYLGFNRESQLSIAIRTAVCREGRAWFHAGAGIVADSIPAAEYDETLAKAAGFLTALRFGQSRVKSNYLAED, from the coding sequence ATGCACCCGCTGATCCAACCAATCCCCACCCAGCATACGCCCGAATCGCTCGTTGAGCAACTGCGCGGTGAACGTGGCGTCATGCTCTTGCGCAGTGCATTGTTTGAATCTTCCACCGCGCGTTATTCCTTCATCGTTGCGCGGCCATTTCTTACTTTTCGCTCCTTCGGCTCACACGGCGAACTGACCAATCACAGCACCAACACTTCCCAACCGCAATTCGGCAATCCATGGTCCATTCTCGACAGCCTCATGGCCCGCTACGAACTGCTCGACGAAGTGGACCTGCCGTGCCCGCTGGGCGGATGTTTCGGTTACTGGGGCTACGATCTGAAAAATTTCGTCGAACCGCGCCTACCGCGCCGCGCCATCAACGATCTCGAACTGCCCGATTGCAATGTCGGTTTCTACGACAGCCTCGTGGTATTCGATCATCATCTCAGCAAAACGTGGATCATCTCCACCGGCCTGGATGCCGATGCCTCGCGCACCGAACAGCGCGCCCGCATGCAGTTAGATTGGTGGACAGCACTACTCGTCACCACATCAGACACCAACCAACTCAAGCGCCAACACACCACCCAGGACTTCTCATTAACCCCCGGCTTCAGCCGGGGGAAAATCCCAGCGCACACACCAGAAACTGTTTTAATAGTTTCCCCACCACCGCCCACATCCACTCTCACCCGCGATGAATTCATCGCGCGCGTCCAGCAAATCCAGCGCTACATCCGCGCGGGTGACATCTATCAAGTCAATCTCGCCCAGCGCCTCTCCGCGGAGTGCCATGTCACCGGTTGGGAATTCTTTCAACGCTTGAACGAAGTTTCGCCCGCGCCCTTTTCCGCCTATATAGACTGTGGAGATTTTCAACTCGCCTCGTCATCGCCCGAACTTTTTTTGCGCTTGAGCGGCCCGCACATTTTGACCCGCCCCATCAAAGGCACACGTCCGCGCTCCGCCGACGCCATGCGCGACGCCCAACTCACTTACGAATTGCAAACCAGCGCCAAGGAAATGTCCGAGCTGGTGATGATCACCGACCTGTTGCGCAACGACCTTGGCCGTGTTTGCGAATACGGCTCCGTGCAAGTGCCCGAACTCGTGCGGCTCGAACGCTACCCGCAAGTGCAACACCTCGTCTCCACCGTCGAAGGCCGGTTGCGCAAAGACGTCACGCACTTCGCCGCGTTCCAATCTTGCTTTCCCGGCGGCAGCATCACCGGCGCACCCAAGATTCGCGCCATGGAAATCATAGACGAACTGGAACCCGTCGCGCGTGGCCCGTACACTGGCGCGCTCGGCTACCTTGGCTTCAATCGCGAAAGTCAGTTATCCATCGCCATCCGCACCGCCGTCTGCCGCGAAGGCCGCGCCTGGTTTCACGCCGGTGCCGGCATCGTCGCCGATTCCATCCCCGCCGCCGAATACGACGAAACGCTTGCCAAGGCCGCCGGTTTTCTCACCGCCTTGCGTTTCGGACAATCACGAGTCAAATCGAATTATCTGGCCGAGGACTGA
- the rplT gene encoding 50S ribosomal protein L20 — protein MRVTNAPASRKRRIRTIKDAKGFRGRRSKLYRYAADATDHAKQYAFRDRKVKKRTFRQLWQVRINASARAAGTTYSRFMEGLKAAKVTLDRKVLADIAATDNAAFGELVKVAVKALQDKGVKAVKAVKTAKA, from the coding sequence ATGCGAGTTACTAACGCACCCGCTTCACGCAAGCGCCGTATCCGTACAATTAAAGACGCCAAGGGCTTCCGCGGCCGCCGCTCGAAACTTTACCGTTACGCAGCCGACGCCACCGATCACGCCAAGCAATACGCTTTCCGCGATCGCAAGGTGAAGAAACGCACCTTCCGCCAGCTCTGGCAGGTCCGCATCAACGCCTCCGCCCGCGCTGCCGGCACCACCTACAGCCGTTTCATGGAAGGCCTCAAAGCCGCGAAAGTCACCCTCGACCGCAAGGTCCTCGCTGACATCGCCGCCACCGACAACGCCGCATTCGGCGAACTCGTCAAAGTCGCTGTCAAGGCATTGCAAGACAAAGGCGTCAAAGCGGTCAAAGCCGTGAAGACTGCTAAAGCCTAA
- the rpmI gene encoding 50S ribosomal protein L35 — protein sequence MRRPKGIKTRKAVAKRFKITGTGKVMRSRAGKRHLLASKNAKRRRSLGTAKQVDHTDAYRITQNLPFSH from the coding sequence ATGAGACGCCCAAAAGGTATCAAAACTCGGAAAGCGGTCGCCAAACGGTTTAAAATCACCGGCACCGGCAAGGTCATGCGCTCACGCGCCGGCAAACGCCATTTGCTCGCCTCCAAAAACGCCAAGCGCCGCCGCAGCCTCGGCACCGCCAAACAGGTGGATCACACCGATGCCTATCGCATCACCCAGAACCTTCCTTTCAGCCATTAA
- a CDS encoding DUF262 domain-containing protein, translated as MKISKLSKQKSEHVAEVIDEAENDDTTPNVRYEITSYGADYDVAGFVARLQRDDIVIPPFQRDYVWRLPEASRFVESILLGLPVPGVFLAKEVESSKLLVIDGQQRLKTLQFFVEGIFNPKEGDKNQKVFKLSKVSERFEGLTYKALSDAQRRNLNDYVIHATIIKQEKPTNDDTSIYHIFERLNTTGQRLSAQEIRVAVYRGALLDLIEELNEIREWRQVFGKPHPRLKDRELILRFFALYANADSYERPLAEFLSKFALKNRNPTAEELKLFRETFISTIKLIFEILGAEAFRPERALNAAVFDSVMIGLAKRLSRGKIAQTDQIKASYKKLTTNPEYLSAVTDATSDKPNVEKRIKLATAAFSHIK; from the coding sequence ATGAAAATAAGCAAACTGAGCAAACAAAAGTCCGAACATGTGGCGGAAGTAATTGATGAGGCAGAAAATGACGATACGACCCCGAACGTCCGCTACGAGATAACGAGCTATGGTGCGGACTATGATGTTGCTGGTTTCGTCGCACGTTTGCAACGCGATGATATTGTCATACCACCGTTTCAAAGGGACTACGTTTGGAGGCTCCCTGAAGCGTCACGTTTTGTTGAATCAATCCTTCTGGGACTGCCAGTACCGGGCGTATTCCTTGCGAAGGAAGTTGAATCGAGCAAGCTGCTGGTAATTGACGGGCAGCAACGACTCAAAACTCTTCAATTTTTTGTAGAAGGTATTTTTAATCCTAAAGAGGGGGATAAGAATCAAAAAGTATTCAAACTTTCTAAAGTATCAGAAAGGTTTGAAGGGTTGACATACAAAGCTTTATCTGATGCGCAAAGAAGAAATTTAAATGATTACGTAATTCACGCTACGATCATAAAACAAGAAAAACCGACAAATGATGACACAAGCATCTATCACATTTTTGAACGATTGAATACAACCGGCCAACGTCTGTCGGCTCAAGAAATCCGTGTGGCTGTTTATCGAGGTGCTTTATTAGACCTCATTGAAGAGTTGAATGAAATTCGCGAATGGCGACAGGTTTTTGGAAAACCTCATCCTCGGTTAAAAGATCGAGAGCTCATTTTGCGTTTTTTTGCTTTATACGCCAATGCGGATTCTTACGAACGTCCACTTGCAGAATTTTTAAGCAAGTTTGCCCTCAAGAACCGCAACCCAACCGCCGAAGAATTAAAATTGTTCCGCGAGACATTCATTTCGACAATTAAACTGATTTTTGAAATCCTCGGAGCAGAAGCTTTTCGGCCGGAAAGAGCTCTTAACGCGGCGGTGTTTGACTCCGTGATGATCGGCTTGGCAAAAAGATTGAGTCGCGGGAAAATAGCTCAAACGGATCAAATTAAGGCATCGTATAAAAAACTCACCACCAACCCAGAATATCTCTCCGCCGTAACTGATGCGACATCAGATAAACCAAACGTCGAAAAACGAATTAAATTAGCAACAGCCGCCTTCTCACACATAAAATGA
- the pheT gene encoding phenylalanine--tRNA ligase subunit beta, whose amino-acid sequence MKVTLNWLKQYVDFNWSPAELSERLTMIGIEVEGVQKIGGEFEGIVVAQVITRDKHPNADKLSLCRVNDGTGERQIVCGAQNFQAGDKVPLILPGASLPPKPGDKEPFTIKVGKIRGVESHGMLCSPQELGLPDQVDGLLILSPDARVGQPFAEYLGRAGNDVVYDLEITPNRPDLNSVIGIAREISAVTGNPLKIPNPGNLPASGAKTAELIAVKIEDAELCPRYAARIIRGVKVGPSPDWLKQTLEKVGIRSISNVVDVTNYVMLEIGQPLHAFDYHLVTAANGQRPTIVVRRASEGEKFTTLDGQQRTLTNQALLIADETKGIALAGIMGGQNSEITSNTKDVLIESAYFKPQNIRATSKKLELRTDSSYRFERGGDVGICDWASRRAVQLILETAGGELAEGVVDVYPQPAEPKTISLRPEKTSQLVGIEIPADRQIKSLQSLGLELTNAGSSTPAFRIPTFRVDLKREVDLIEEVARLFGIENIPSTPPRGAIGANAFDSVHDQLAEARRILTGLGLSEAQGQTLISSASAKLTGESVALQNPLSNDMDALRPSLIPGLLDALRHNLNRKNHDVALFEIGRVFAPNNGQVREERRVAIILTGQRQVPFWSGEDRAAKFDTYDLKGVLEEFLEQFGLRGYTFARREQSTTLLLESGTIQLGKNSLGELGQLLPALARRYDLRDAVLIAELNLDLLLARRNPSRMLKPLPQFPTIRRDVAMLVPEATTHEAVLGAVKQVKPANLENVELFDIFRRQNVPTGQKSLAYAFTYRNAERTLTDNEVNAAHEKLVEAFKRTLNATLRES is encoded by the coding sequence ATGAAAGTCACCCTTAACTGGCTCAAGCAATACGTTGATTTCAACTGGTCGCCCGCCGAACTCTCCGAGCGCCTCACCATGATTGGCATCGAGGTCGAGGGCGTCCAAAAAATTGGCGGCGAATTCGAAGGCATCGTCGTCGCCCAGGTCATCACCCGAGACAAACATCCCAACGCCGACAAACTTTCCCTCTGCCGCGTCAACGACGGCACCGGCGAACGCCAAATCGTTTGCGGCGCGCAAAATTTTCAGGCCGGCGATAAAGTCCCGCTCATTCTCCCCGGCGCGTCCCTGCCCCCCAAACCCGGCGACAAAGAACCCTTCACCATCAAGGTCGGCAAAATCCGCGGCGTCGAATCTCACGGCATGCTGTGTTCCCCTCAGGAACTTGGCCTGCCCGACCAAGTGGATGGTCTGCTCATTCTTTCGCCCGATGCCAGGGTCGGCCAGCCCTTCGCCGAATATCTTGGCCGCGCGGGCAACGACGTCGTTTACGATCTCGAGATCACCCCCAATCGTCCCGATCTCAACAGCGTCATCGGCATCGCTCGCGAGATCAGCGCTGTCACCGGCAACCCGCTCAAAATTCCGAACCCTGGCAATCTCCCCGCGTCCGGCGCAAAAACTGCCGAACTCATCGCCGTCAAAATAGAAGACGCCGAACTTTGTCCGCGCTACGCGGCGCGCATCATTCGCGGCGTCAAGGTTGGCCCCAGTCCCGATTGGCTCAAGCAAACCCTCGAGAAAGTCGGCATCCGCAGCATCAGTAATGTCGTGGACGTCACCAATTACGTGATGCTCGAAATCGGCCAGCCGCTTCACGCGTTCGATTATCATCTCGTCACCGCCGCGAACGGCCAGCGTCCCACCATCGTCGTCCGCCGCGCGAGCGAAGGTGAAAAATTTACCACCCTGGACGGCCAGCAACGCACGCTCACAAATCAAGCCTTGCTCATCGCTGACGAAACCAAGGGCATCGCACTCGCTGGCATCATGGGCGGCCAAAATTCCGAAATCACTTCAAACACCAAAGACGTTTTGATCGAAAGCGCCTATTTCAAGCCGCAAAATATTCGCGCGACTTCCAAGAAATTGGAACTCCGCACGGATTCCTCCTACCGCTTTGAACGCGGTGGAGATGTCGGCATCTGCGATTGGGCAAGCCGCCGCGCCGTGCAATTAATTCTCGAAACCGCCGGTGGTGAATTGGCTGAAGGCGTCGTGGATGTTTACCCGCAACCTGCCGAACCGAAAACCATTTCGCTGCGTCCCGAAAAAACCTCGCAACTTGTCGGCATCGAAATTCCCGCCGATCGCCAAATCAAATCGTTGCAAAGTCTCGGCCTCGAATTGACCAACGCCGGTTCGTCCACGCCCGCATTCCGTATTCCCACCTTCCGCGTGGATTTGAAACGCGAAGTGGATTTGATCGAGGAAGTCGCACGCCTGTTTGGCATCGAAAATATTCCTTCGACGCCTCCGCGCGGCGCGATTGGTGCCAACGCCTTCGATTCCGTTCACGATCAACTTGCCGAAGCGCGCCGCATTCTCACCGGCCTCGGCCTCAGCGAAGCCCAGGGCCAGACGCTTATTTCGAGCGCGTCCGCCAAGCTCACCGGCGAATCCGTCGCTTTGCAAAATCCCTTGAGCAATGACATGGATGCCCTCCGCCCCAGTCTCATTCCCGGCCTCCTCGACGCCCTCCGCCACAATCTCAATCGCAAAAATCACGATGTCGCACTCTTTGAAATCGGTCGCGTGTTTGCACCGAACAATGGCCAGGTGCGCGAAGAACGGCGCGTCGCCATCATCCTCACCGGCCAGCGCCAGGTTCCATTTTGGTCCGGCGAAGATCGCGCCGCGAAGTTCGACACCTACGATTTAAAAGGTGTCCTCGAAGAATTTCTCGAGCAATTCGGCCTGCGCGGTTACACCTTCGCGCGGCGCGAGCAAAGCACCACTCTGCTGCTGGAGTCCGGCACGATTCAACTTGGAAAAAATTCCCTCGGCGAACTCGGCCAGCTTCTGCCCGCGCTTGCCCGGCGCTACGACCTGCGCGATGCCGTGCTTATCGCCGAATTGAATCTCGATCTTCTGCTCGCACGCCGAAATCCGTCGCGCATGTTGAAGCCATTGCCGCAATTTCCCACCATCCGCCGGGATGTCGCCATGCTTGTGCCCGAAGCCACAACCCACGAGGCTGTTCTCGGCGCGGTGAAACAAGTCAAACCCGCGAACCTCGAGAACGTGGAACTCTTCGATATTTTCCGCCGCCAGAACGTCCCCACTGGTCAAAAGAGCCTTGCGTATGCATTCACTTATCGCAACGCCGAGCGCACGCTGACCGACAATGAAGTGAACGCCGCCCACGAAAAATTGGTCGAAGCATTCAAGCGAACGCTCAACGCCACTTTGCGCGAAAGTTGA
- a CDS encoding HEPN domain-containing protein, whose translation MRNADIARQLASIRALVLNSSSATADDLELQSHWARYACVLTAGLLENAVIALYTNFVTRIAPKPIGDYASIQLGKIQNPKTKRFLEISGSFKESWAKDLETFVDLNGRREAIDAIMANRHQIAHGQNSDITIARISNYLNKAEEVLEFIENQLI comes from the coding sequence ATGAGAAACGCTGACATCGCTAGGCAGCTTGCCTCGATTCGCGCGCTAGTGTTGAACAGTTCTTCCGCCACTGCTGATGACTTAGAATTGCAATCTCACTGGGCGCGCTACGCATGTGTGCTTACAGCGGGATTATTAGAAAATGCGGTGATTGCTCTGTATACTAATTTTGTTACAAGAATAGCACCAAAACCAATCGGCGATTACGCTTCAATCCAACTTGGTAAAATTCAAAACCCTAAGACCAAAAGATTCTTAGAAATCTCAGGATCATTCAAAGAATCATGGGCCAAAGACTTGGAAACATTTGTCGATCTAAACGGTAGAAGAGAAGCGATTGATGCAATTATGGCGAACCGACACCAAATTGCGCATGGCCAAAATTCCGACATCACTATTGCGCGAATTTCAAATTATCTGAACAAAGCAGAAGAGGTATTAGAATTTATCGAAAACCAATTAATCTAA